The Acanthopagrus latus isolate v.2019 chromosome 1, fAcaLat1.1, whole genome shotgun sequence genomic interval TATACCATCAAAATGGTTTGGAAGTAGCAAATTAaggttttcagaaaaaaagggcaTTCAATGTTACttcaaagatggaggagaaataaaatgctttagTGTGGAGAAGTTGCTTGAGTCGAGGAAAGATGGGGAAGACCACAAGTGAGTTGATTTGTTAGCAGAAAGAGGACATCTTGGCCTTCATAGTTAATTCAGATCAAAATAAAAGGGAAGTAATATTTTCTTCCATAGTCAGGCAGCCATGCGTCAACAAAAGCATAACCATATGTGGTATGTTGAAAGCACAGAATGTCATCACAGTTTGCACTAATCTGTTCATGATCAAAAGCAGAAGTACGCCACTTACAACAGAGTAAAGTTATTTTCTCAAACATTCGCACCACTTAGAAAACATCACTATTCTCACTTGGTTGTTAGAACATGGTGAGGTTTGTCTATAAGGAGCAGTCGGAGATCACTATGGACTATGTAAATATACCCGAAGCATCAGCAGGGCGTGATGCCCTGAAGAGCTGTTCTGGACAGGATGGTGGAGTGACTGCTGCAGTTCCTGGTAAGCTAGAAAACATACAGGTCAATAAATACTTTGAGTTTTAACCTTTCAAAAAGTATGGATTTAAAAGCTAAAACATATCAAGAAACATTCTGGAAACAAGGGCTAAGGAGGAATCAATTTTTCCAAAGTTTTTAGTGTACATGAGAAAATATTATTGATCTGCTTTAATGTGAtgttagtttattcagtcattttgcaTTGAGGACCAGTGACAAGTTACGTCCTTGTAATACACTTGAAAAGTACACACAATGGCTTCTGAAACTGCCTGACAACACATTAAGTGATTTTGTAAATCGTGGATTTTCCAGTGTCTTCTTGACTTCTCTAAGTTAGGAATTCTGTGGTTGTACAATTTTCTAAATTTCGATATCCGTCCCACGTTCATTCCTCCCAAAATggaaacacagaacatttctcaGATAACTCTGTTCCCCTGCTTCATGGAGCAGGCCGTCAGACACTCGGTTCGTGCTCATATTTGTCTGATTTATGCACTCAGGGAGAAAACTCTACCTATGTGTTGCTGTGAGCTTTGGACTTTTGTGCATCCTACAAGCTGCCCTAAACATTTCACTGCGCCACACTCACTGTGAGTCatattgattgtgtttttttttcttttatttctacagacttttattcttttttttcctattatCATAAAGCTAGAAAACAATGATCTAGTTAGTTGAAATTACAAGATATGACAATCAGTTTCTCTGAGAGTTTTTTCATGTGTGCAGATCACTTGATTGACAATGACATAAGCAACTAGGAGCCCATGGTAACTCACAGAAACAAGTTTGGGGAAGTTTAGAATCAAAACCAATAACAAAGATTAATAGCAGTAGTGGGTTCATGTATTACTGTTATATTTAGTCACGAGAGGATGGGACTTTCCTGATCTTGCTTAATATCTTTGCTGTtgaaaccctaaccctaaaaaaaaaaacccatgagTCACAACTGTCAGCTTGAAAACATGGTTATAGTCCAGTGTACATTTTGTTCCTGAATGTTCTCCTGTCTACGTGCCAAAGTAACCTTGAGCATTATAATAGTCCACCAACTTGTTCTGAGTGGTTTGATGTAATGTTTGACACGTGAATTCTTAATGAAGTGTTTCTGCTCTTTCAGGCAGTTCTGGCAGTAAGACACCAGATAAAGGTGCCAGCTGCACAAATGTGACTGAGGAGACTGACGAGCTGAAGAGAAAACTGATTAACTATGGTAAGCAGGAGGGTGAAACTTGCATCTAAATGGGCATTCGGTGCAATCTTAAGAAAGATAGTACCTAGCCCAGCTAATGCTACCGGGCGCCCCCATGAGTGTACTTAGGCACAGGCAACAAACGTCTGTCCTCAAAGTTATCTTGTGTTTCTTGATTAACAGACAACTATTTCCAACAAGGATGGGTGTATTTCCATCCCAGTTTCTATTACATTTCTTCTATCAAGAAATCGTGGACAGACAGCAGAAATGACTGCCTGCAAAGAGGAGCTGACCTGATTATCATCAACACCAAAGACGAACAGGTGTGTTTGAAGAGGCAATAGcaagagaaagagtgaaaaatgtacTGACTGTGAGGTCATCTAGGGGTAAGATTGATTTAAACTGGTTCTATTTGTATTGAttactgttttttctctgtaaacaAGGAGTTTGCAAGAAAATTCCACAACCTCCCATGGAttggactgacagacagagaaagcaaAGGAATGTGGAAATGGGTGGATGGCACGCCACTGACTGaaaggtttgcatgttagctttttaatcaaaatacaTCGATGCTGAAAATGAAAGCCTTTTGTTGGTGTGATAACTGGCTCCTTACTGAATcatagaaaacattttaatttaatttaaaccTGGACTCATGTTGCTGCCCTTCAAATGCTTCTTGGCTTGTGCTCTTTGTTTAAAgattatttgtttctttgtttcagctAC includes:
- the LOC119027767 gene encoding CD209 antigen-like protein E isoform X2, with translation MVRFVYKEQSEITMDYVNIPEASAGRDALKSCSGQDGGVTAAVPGSSGSKTPDKGASCTNVTEETDELKRKLINYDNYFQQGWVYFHPSFYYISSIKKSWTDSRNDCLQRGADLIIINTKDEQEFARKFHNLPWIGLTDRESKGMWKWVDGTPLTESYWSPGEPNAYEGKREDCVDFRSHDLENNWNDLSCEEHNFWICEKMIAL
- the LOC119027767 gene encoding CD209 antigen-like protein A isoform X1, with the protein product MVRFVYKEQSEITMDYVNIPEASAGRDALKSCSGQDGGVTAAVPGRKLYLCVAVSFGLLCILQAALNISLRHTHCSSGSKTPDKGASCTNVTEETDELKRKLINYDNYFQQGWVYFHPSFYYISSIKKSWTDSRNDCLQRGADLIIINTKDEQEFARKFHNLPWIGLTDRESKGMWKWVDGTPLTESYWSPGEPNAYEGKREDCVDFRSHDLENNWNDLSCEEHNFWICEKMIAL